The Mesomycoplasma ovipneumoniae genome includes a region encoding these proteins:
- a CDS encoding transcription antitermination protein NusB, whose protein sequence is MNHLNKKNSAKSQKYRNKKKNTLPYFDLEAREFAHVLQKQRSLFVSSLDCNSSKNLPGNSSQNDTEDSLKNCDILSAPSCQHNSNLMKITYENRAFCSNSQSTNYQNKHIKNFEDDDENSCHEFQSLSKQRIKRMANISIIYGSQLFDKNIDIDEIKNKYFEVTFDQLKILTFVKKNYVFLKKVITLQLKSNWSWDRMLPLIRSILLLGAAELFFQPRRIIFNEAIEITKIFSIEGGDEFSFVNAVLQKVYNYYENKNLLRPQK, encoded by the coding sequence ATGAATCATTTAAACAAAAAAAATTCGGCAAAAAGCCAAAAATATAGGAATAAGAAAAAAAATACTCTTCCTTATTTTGATCTAGAAGCAAGGGAATTTGCGCACGTTTTACAAAAGCAACGCTCTCTTTTTGTAAGTTCTCTCGACTGTAATAGTTCTAAAAATTTACCTGGTAATTCAAGTCAAAATGACACTGAAGACAGCCTAAAAAACTGTGACATTTTGAGCGCTCCAAGTTGTCAACATAACAGTAATTTAATGAAAATAACCTATGAAAATCGAGCTTTTTGCTCAAATAGCCAGTCAACAAATTACCAAAATAAGCATATTAAAAACTTTGAAGACGACGATGAAAATAGTTGTCATGAGTTCCAAAGTCTATCCAAACAACGAATTAAAAGAATGGCTAATATTTCAATTATTTATGGCTCACAACTTTTTGATAAAAATATCGACATTGATGAAATAAAAAATAAATATTTTGAAGTGACTTTTGATCAGCTAAAAATTCTTACTTTTGTCAAAAAAAACTATGTTTTTTTGAAAAAAGTCATTACTTTACAGTTAAAATCTAATTGAAGTTGAGATAGAATGTTACCATTAATTCGATCAATTTTGCTTTTGGGAGCTGCTGAATTATTTTTCCAACCTCGCCGAATTATTTTTAATGAGGCTATTGAAATCACTAAAATTTTTAGCATTGAAGGTGGCGATGAATTTAGTTTTGTAAATGCTGTTTTGCAAAAAGTATACAATTATTATGAAAACAAGAATCTTCTTAGACCTCAAAAATAA
- a CDS encoding phosphopentomutase codes for MEQYKFNRIFLIVTDSLGIGDDGFQDVFGDSGANTLYCVSKTGELRIPFWKKMGISNVAKIENSGKINKEPLAYVSKIIVKSNAKDTLAGHWEMMGIETVQPNPNFDQGFPNELIRELEKAFDNREIIGNKSISGTVILSELGQKSIDEGKIIVYTSPDSTLQICGHEETLGLENLYRYAKAARKICSSKPEWNVARVIARPYIGQNGKFTRTFNRHDYANTPPKSILDRLQQKGIETIGVGKIGDIFSKQGLDKIFGPDSDENNMDIAIDIASKSTKNQFIFVNLVEFDSSYGHRRDIMGYCQNLNNFDIKLAKLVNTLKDDDLLIVSSDHGNDPCFPGTNHTREALPLTIFSKKFTSKSKKLKNPVDSLATIGNIIARNFQVELAEIGEDIFDSLE; via the coding sequence ATGGAACAATACAAATTTAATCGAATTTTCTTAATAGTAACTGATTCGCTTGGAATTGGGGATGATGGTTTTCAAGACGTTTTTGGCGATTCGGGCGCAAATACTTTATATTGTGTTTCAAAAACTGGTGAATTAAGAATTCCTTTTTGAAAAAAAATGGGAATTTCTAATGTGGCTAAAATTGAAAATAGTGGCAAAATAAATAAAGAACCACTTGCTTATGTTTCAAAAATTATCGTAAAATCAAATGCAAAAGACACACTCGCGGGTCATTGAGAGATGATGGGAATTGAAACTGTTCAGCCTAACCCAAATTTTGATCAGGGTTTTCCTAATGAACTAATAAGAGAACTCGAAAAAGCCTTTGATAATCGAGAAATTATTGGCAATAAATCAATTAGTGGGACTGTGATTTTGTCAGAATTAGGACAAAAATCTATCGATGAGGGCAAAATAATTGTCTATACCTCGCCTGATTCAACTCTACAAATTTGTGGTCATGAAGAAACATTAGGACTTGAAAATCTATATCGCTATGCAAAAGCTGCAAGAAAAATTTGCTCTTCAAAACCAGAATGAAACGTTGCTCGCGTTATTGCTCGCCCTTATATTGGTCAAAACGGGAAATTTACACGCACTTTTAACAGACATGACTATGCAAATACACCGCCAAAATCAATTCTTGATAGACTACAGCAAAAAGGAATTGAAACTATCGGAGTCGGTAAAATTGGTGATATTTTTTCAAAACAGGGACTTGATAAAATTTTTGGACCTGACAGTGACGAAAATAATATGGATATTGCAATTGATATTGCCTCCAAATCCACAAAAAATCAATTTATTTTTGTGAATTTGGTCGAATTTGACTCAAGTTATGGCCACCGTCGCGATATTATGGGATATTGTCAAAATTTAAATAATTTTGACATTAAACTAGCAAAATTAGTAAATACTCTAAAAGATGATGACTTATTAATTGTTTCTTCTGATCACGGAAATGACCCTTGTTTTCCTGGCACAAATCACACACGTGAGGCTCTACCACTAACAATTTTTTCAAAAAAATTCACATCAAAGTCCAAAAAATTAAAAAATCCAGTTGATTCACTTGCGACTATCGGAAACATAATTGCCAGAAATTTTCAAGTTGAGCTAGCAGAAATTGGTGAAGATATTTTTGACTCTTTAGAATAA
- a CDS encoding Mbov_0121 family peptidase domain-containing ABC transporter — translation MKVFLQKDLKDCGLAVLQSIYHFFYDKKISINSLKTKAFYSNDGINIANLERLAKEFGVILESYGGPYENLKTLEIVKPTIILIKTGDLNHYVLLTKVKKSKFEIIDPLKGKLKIKAETMAKIFQNVVIFAQKDPEYKRSKIKDKSWNNWWFFLESKSNWYLIFLFFITAVSNFLSSLFMKTIIDKVLPQQDIGLVIKVSLFFAWIIIWRILQDIIKKIYIHKIELKIEKDIFDRFFNALKTGKNFQLLKLDNHDYIRRINLIPSFAAFSASFYYHIFNEVITFLISFFILLWIDIKILGLIIGIGIIYLFISIIVRKSISKNHQFLMEDQLNSLTSTNDMIFSLENLKRDDVYKNLKHQFDEKYYRYKKTEFNIWKKESYLSSFNNFLFSIAPILIVVISSFWIFDKKLSIGELLLFLSFFSFFINPLSSFVNIVTNLPIFLKEFELLNFVLNIEKETTGKYHQKISDIKLKDLSVSYYKNKTLFYIEKMQIKENLHIIGKNGSGKSTFLRLLNQEIVYNGDFLINNLDLKYYDQNELRKRICYIKSQNYFPNISVLSFITNENPEKIQNLINNFQRFDIQEMLYEWQISLDSKFINNGSNFSSGQKQIIALLQLLTKDFDLILLDEAFENIDEKNFEFLKKVISNYQKNAMFIEISHSKRYVIEQGETFDIKDISK, via the coding sequence ATGAAAGTATTTTTGCAAAAGGATTTAAAAGATTGTGGATTGGCGGTTCTTCAATCAATTTATCATTTTTTTTATGATAAAAAAATATCAATAAACTCTTTAAAAACAAAAGCTTTTTATTCAAATGACGGGATAAACATTGCTAACTTAGAGCGACTGGCAAAGGAATTTGGAGTTATTCTTGAATCTTACGGGGGTCCTTATGAAAATTTAAAAACCTTAGAGATCGTAAAACCAACGATCATTCTAATTAAAACTGGTGATTTAAATCATTATGTTTTATTAACGAAAGTAAAAAAATCAAAATTTGAAATTATCGATCCCTTAAAAGGAAAATTAAAAATTAAAGCTGAAACAATGGCAAAAATTTTCCAAAATGTTGTAATTTTTGCCCAAAAAGATCCTGAATATAAAAGGTCAAAAATAAAAGATAAATCATGGAATAATTGGTGGTTTTTCCTTGAGTCAAAAAGTAATTGGTATCTTATTTTTTTATTTTTTATAACTGCAGTTAGTAATTTTTTATCTTCATTATTCATGAAAACAATAATTGACAAGGTTTTACCTCAACAAGACATTGGCCTTGTTATAAAAGTGAGCCTTTTCTTTGCTTGGATTATAATTTGGCGAATTTTACAAGACATTATTAAAAAAATATATATTCATAAAATTGAACTAAAAATCGAAAAAGATATTTTTGACCGGTTTTTTAATGCACTAAAAACAGGCAAAAATTTTCAACTTTTAAAATTAGACAATCATGATTATATTAGAAGAATCAATTTAATTCCAAGTTTTGCAGCTTTTTCGGCCAGTTTTTATTACCATATTTTTAACGAAGTCATTACTTTTTTAATTTCATTTTTTATATTGCTGTGGATAGACATTAAAATTCTGGGCTTAATTATTGGAATAGGGATAATTTACCTTTTTATTAGCATAATTGTGAGAAAAAGCATTTCAAAAAATCACCAATTTTTAATGGAAGATCAACTAAATAGTTTGACAAGCACAAATGACATGATTTTTTCGCTTGAAAATTTAAAACGTGATGATGTTTATAAAAATTTAAAACATCAATTCGATGAAAAATATTACCGTTATAAAAAAACAGAATTTAATATTTGGAAAAAAGAGAGTTATTTATCAAGTTTTAATAATTTTCTTTTTTCAATAGCACCCATTTTAATTGTAGTTATTTCCTCTTTTTGAATTTTTGATAAAAAATTATCAATTGGTGAATTACTACTTTTTTTAAGTTTTTTTAGCTTTTTTATTAATCCGCTTTCTTCGTTTGTTAATATAGTGACTAACTTGCCAATTTTTTTAAAGGAATTTGAGCTTTTAAATTTTGTGCTCAACATTGAAAAAGAAACAACCGGCAAATATCACCAAAAAATTTCAGATATAAAGTTAAAAGATTTAAGCGTGAGTTATTATAAAAATAAGACGCTTTTTTATATTGAAAAAATGCAAATAAAAGAAAATTTACACATAATTGGGAAAAATGGAAGCGGAAAGTCTACATTTTTACGTCTTTTAAATCAGGAAATTGTTTATAACGGTGATTTTTTAATTAATAATCTTGATTTAAAATATTATGACCAAAATGAGTTACGCAAGAGAATTTGTTACATAAAATCGCAAAATTATTTCCCTAACATTAGCGTTCTTTCTTTTATAACAAATGAAAATCCTGAAAAAATTCAAAATTTAATTAATAATTTTCAACGATTTGACATTCAAGAAATGCTTTATGAATGGCAAATTTCCCTTGACTCAAAATTTATTAACAACGGCTCAAATTTTTCAAGTGGACAAAAGCAAATAATTGCACTTTTGCAACTTTTAACTAAGGATTTTGACTTAATTTTATTAGATGAGGCTTTTGAAAACATCGATGAAAAAAATTTCGAATTTTTAAAGAAAGTAATTTCAAATTACCAAAAAAATGCAATGTTTATCGAGATCTCTCATTCAAAAAGATATGTAATTGAACAAGGAGAAACTTTTGACATCAAAGATATATCAAAATAA
- a CDS encoding MAG1140 family protein: MTSKIYQNNKITMIISVFLLILMGASFYYFFQIKTYRTVNFILEIDEKHKTFATVNSDIYYLMDKDSFAQFQFQDRVVRLEITKIVNVKQNEFVIEFTKSLLLKPKTQLPAVLFLKNTGNFLDLFTK; this comes from the coding sequence TTGACATCAAAGATATATCAAAATAATAAGATAACAATGATAATTAGTGTCTTTTTGCTAATTTTGATGGGAGCAAGTTTTTACTATTTTTTTCAAATAAAAACTTACAGGACCGTTAATTTTATTTTAGAAATCGATGAAAAACATAAAACATTTGCAACAGTAAATTCAGACATATATTATTTAATGGATAAAGATTCATTTGCCCAATTTCAATTTCAGGACCGAGTAGTTAGACTTGAAATTACAAAAATTGTTAATGTAAAACAGAATGAATTTGTTATTGAGTTCACAAAATCACTATTATTAAAACCAAAAACTCAATTGCCAGCCGTTCTTTTTCTAAAAAATACAGGTAATTTTTTAGATCTTTTTACAAAATAG
- the ybeY gene encoding rRNA maturation RNase YbeY, producing MKILINFENQSKVKFKFLKLFKKIFEIFVKNENLQGEINLDLMLISEEKAQKLALKFKNKDYVPDVLSFPSGLKIQENNLQIHFLGEIFMTPSKIQKQAKDYNHTEKREFSYLFAHSLYHLLGLDHENDESNKFMHEKVENILKNLEIFR from the coding sequence GTGAAAATTCTAATTAATTTTGAGAATCAAAGTAAGGTTAAGTTTAAATTTTTAAAGTTGTTTAAAAAAATTTTTGAAATTTTTGTAAAAAATGAAAATTTACAAGGTGAAATTAATCTAGATTTAATGCTAATAAGTGAAGAAAAGGCCCAAAAACTAGCCCTTAAATTCAAAAATAAAGACTATGTTCCTGATGTTTTATCATTTCCAAGTGGTTTGAAAATTCAAGAAAATAATTTGCAAATTCATTTTTTAGGCGAAATTTTTATGACACCATCAAAAATTCAAAAACAAGCAAAAGACTATAATCACACCGAAAAGCGCGAATTTTCATACCTTTTTGCTCATAGCCTTTATCATTTACTAGGTTTGGATCATGAAAATGATGAAAGTAATAAATTTATGCACGAAAAAGTTGAGAACATTTTAAAAAATTTGGAGATTTTTCGCTAA
- the cdd gene encoding cytidine deaminase yields MEQIFESLKKLSKNAYCPYSNFPVAAILLTKQDCTFEGVNVENAVYPAGICAERVAIFQAIAQGVNPENFKEIHIYSPKSSKFIVPCGQCLQVLVEFFSENVTIFLYNSKAEFIEKKLNQLLPLQFNKDFL; encoded by the coding sequence ATGGAACAAATATTTGAATCCCTAAAGAAACTAAGCAAAAATGCCTACTGTCCTTATTCTAATTTTCCAGTAGCGGCAATTTTGCTAACAAAACAAGATTGCACTTTTGAAGGTGTTAATGTTGAAAATGCCGTTTATCCTGCAGGAATTTGTGCTGAAAGAGTAGCGATATTTCAAGCAATTGCCCAAGGAGTTAATCCTGAAAATTTTAAAGAAATTCATATTTATAGCCCAAAATCTAGTAAATTTATTGTCCCTTGCGGTCAATGTTTACAAGTTTTGGTTGAATTTTTTTCTGAAAATGTTACCATTTTTCTTTATAATTCAAAAGCAGAATTTATTGAGAAAAAATTAAATCAACTTCTCCCTTTGCAATTTAATAAGGATTTTTTATAA
- the era gene encoding GTPase Era — MDTKTCFVAVIGQPNSGKSSLINSIVQFPVSIVSLKAQTTRDAINAIYNKDNLQIVFVDTPGFHNKINNLSNSLNFAINSTLEGIDLVLFLHPINEPIDENTQTFAKKISNIKNKIAIITKTDIEDGEFTFEKQSQKMKEFELEFDNILPFSTNFEDLRVNLLSQIEKYAYPSNHFFNNLDVTDQSSRFFAKEIIRKQILLNVDDEIPHQTAVVIDNFDESEKNCIRIDATIYVGRKSHLPIIIGKAGSVLGQIGTNARKELEEIFGKKVVLKNRVAVAKKWFNDPKMIKKFGY; from the coding sequence ATGGATACAAAAACATGTTTTGTTGCAGTTATTGGCCAACCTAATTCAGGTAAATCTTCACTAATAAACTCGATTGTTCAATTTCCAGTTTCAATTGTTAGTCTAAAAGCCCAAACTACCAGAGATGCAATTAATGCAATTTATAATAAAGATAATCTTCAAATAGTTTTTGTTGACACTCCCGGTTTTCATAATAAAATTAATAATTTAAGTAATTCTCTAAATTTCGCGATAAATTCGACGCTTGAGGGAATAGATCTTGTTCTTTTTTTGCACCCAATTAATGAGCCAATTGATGAAAATACACAGACATTTGCTAAAAAAATTTCAAATATTAAAAATAAAATCGCAATAATTACTAAAACTGATATTGAAGATGGCGAGTTTACTTTTGAAAAACAATCACAAAAAATGAAAGAATTTGAACTTGAATTTGACAATATTTTGCCTTTTTCAACTAATTTTGAGGATTTACGAGTAAATTTATTAAGCCAAATTGAAAAATATGCCTATCCGTCAAATCATTTTTTCAATAATTTAGATGTTACTGATCAAAGCTCACGTTTTTTTGCAAAGGAAATAATAAGAAAACAAATACTTTTGAATGTTGATGATGAAATTCCACATCAAACTGCTGTTGTCATTGACAATTTTGATGAATCAGAAAAAAATTGTATTCGAATTGATGCAACAATTTATGTCGGTAGAAAATCCCATCTGCCAATAATTATTGGTAAAGCCGGCTCAGTTCTTGGACAAATTGGCACTAACGCTCGCAAAGAACTTGAAGAGATTTTTGGTAAAAAAGTTGTCTTAAAAAACAGAGTAGCTGTTGCTAAAAAATGGTTTAACGACCCTAAAATGATTAAGAAATTCGGCTATTAA